The following proteins come from a genomic window of Aspergillus luchuensis IFO 4308 DNA, chromosome 3, nearly complete sequence:
- a CDS encoding MFS transporter (COG:G;~EggNog:ENOG410PFE6;~InterPro:IPR011701,IPR001958,IPR036259,IPR020846;~PFAM:PF00083,PF07690;~TransMembrane:12 (i40-64o76-96i108-128o134-154i166-184o196-216i268-294o306-327i347-368o374-395i402-428o440-460i);~go_function: GO:0022857 - transmembrane transporter activity [Evidence IEA];~go_process: GO:0055085 - transmembrane transport [Evidence IEA]) has protein sequence MDEEDGHCKETEVTVQSTSPVDSADYDPFDPQTRSTTYKWITVVLVAGLSTMVQLSTIIAAPVSPSILSHFHSDNALYRTLIVSIWELGEIIAPLLWGPLSELYGRQWPLNIANLFFVAFLAGTAASTSIQMLIAFRFLSGAATAASAIGPGIVSDLFPEENRGRAMSIMSLTGALGPVVGPIIGSYLGEKAGWRWAFWLPTIATGALSLLILVVYRETYSVTLQKRKAKQQGLESGTESPEDTEKTASHVFFKTILRPLRLLIRSPMLILVTLYLSVVYGYTYLVMTTIATLFQDVYGFSEGASGLAFLGLCLGLILGAFLCSFLLDRYVRTARARSGTSKPEQRLPPVLIACFIMSGGLFLFGWTAQYHVQWIAPIIGTGIIGFGLVSTTITLQTYVVDLFGIYAASATSAMLVPRNACAAFLPLAGPPLFKHLGYNWGGTLLALIVLVFSLMPLIFIKYGERLRGKNLLDA, from the exons atggatgaggaagatggccaTTGCAAAGAAACCGAGGTCACCGTCCAGTCGACGAGCCCCGTGGACTCGGCCGATTATGATCCTTTTGACCCCCAAACCCGCTCCACCACGTACAAGTGGATCACCGTCGTCCTTGTCGCGGGTTTATCAACCATGGT TCAGTTGTCCACCATCATAGCAGCTCCTGTCTCCCCTTCCATTCTGTCTCATTTCCATTCCGACAATGCCCTCTACCGCACCCTCATTGTATCCATCTGGGAACTCGGAGAAATCATAGCGCCATTGCTATGGGGACCGCTCTCTGAATTGTATGGCCGACAATGGCCTCTGAATATTGCCAATCTCTTCTTTGTGGCCTTTTTGGCTGGAACTGCTGCCAGTACCAGTATTCAGATGCTGATTGCCTTCCGGTTCCTGAGTGGTGCGGCGACCGCAGCATCAGCCATCGGTCCTGGTATCGTCAGCGATCTCTTTCCCGAGGAAAATCGCGGACGTGCCATGTCTATTATGTCCTTGACCGGTGCATTGGGACCAGTCGTAGGTCCTATCATCGGTTCCTATCTGGGTGAAAAGGCCGGATGGCGATGGGCATTCTGGTTACCGACTATTGCGACCGGGGCTCTGTCCCTGCTCATTCTTGTCGTGTACCGTGAAACGTACAGCGTCACTCTCCAGAAACGCAAAGCCAAACAGCAGGGCCTTGAAAGTGGCACTGAAAGCCCGGAAGATACAGAAAAGACGGCCAGCCACGTATTTTTCAAGACTATCCTCCGGCCACTCCGTCTGCTCATCCGGTCTCCCATGCTAATACTTGTTACCTTGTATCTCAGCGTGGTCTATGGTTACACCTACCTGGTGATGACAACCATCGCAACACTGTTCCAGGATGTGTACGGCTTCTCCGAGGGAGCATCCGGTCTAGCCTTCCTAGGACTGTGTCTTGGGCTCATTCTCGGGGCCTTCCTGTGCAGCTTCCTGCTAGACCGCTATGTGCGCACAGCCCGGGCGCGGTCCGGCACTTCCAAGCCAGAGCAGCGCCTGCCCCCTGTCCTGATCGCATGCTTCATCATGTCAGGcggccttttcctttttggctGGACTGCGCAGTACCATGTCCAATGGATTGCGCCAATTATTGGCACGGGCATCATTGGGTTTGGGCTGGTGTCTACCACCATCACTTTGCAAACTTACGTCGTGGACCTCTTCGGCATCTACGCCGCGAGTGCTACCAGCGCAATGCTGGTTCCCAGAAATGCCTGCGCCGCATTCCTGCCCCTTGCAGGACCGCCACTGTTCAAGCACCTTGGATATAACTGGGGCGGGACACTTTTGGCGCTGATTGTTTTGGTGTTTTCGTTGATGCCCTTGATCTTCATCAAGTATGGCGAGAGACTGCGGGGAAAGAATTTGCTAGATGCTTGA
- a CDS encoding uncharacterized protein (COG:S;~EggNog:ENOG410PRAE;~InterPro:IPR021765;~PFAM:PF11807;~TransMembrane:1 (i40-59o);~go_process: GO:0043386 - mycotoxin biosynthetic process [Evidence IEA]) gives MYSYEKVNRDDDSDQGLLAEDSERVAPQPRVSRFPSWTNALLLLGLLFSLSLNVGWFVFQKGHNVPIQDLDPDAAMAKQRSPYTGLAWDTHLPYSHHSEYTSENKTHADEMWENLSMDPMVIAPTWEWAQSKGLSDSWAFPWDPNRRIYFIKVFHQLHCLKLMRHSYHELWSGQESSIPAPHIEHCLDSLRQDLMCKADDTPMPSLQLLNGGGEGQLMQCKDFDKLVAWSKAPERNACYKRLTDYKPIVHSIERYAFCPADSEHYPTMSKYFEEHGHYADPFSE, from the exons ATGTATTCCTACGAGAAAGTCAACCGTGACGACGACAGTGACCAGGGGCTTCTGGCTGAGGACTCGGAGAGAGTCGCACCTCAGCCCAGAGTCTCCAGATTCCCCAGCTGGACGAACGCTTTGCTGCTCTTGGGACTGTTGTTTTCGCTCTCACTGAACGTGGGATGGTTTGTGTTCCAGAAGGGTCACAATGTCCCTATTCAGGACTTGGATCCTGATGCGGCCATGGCTAAGCAGCGGTCTCCTTACA CCGGTCTGGCATGGGATACTCACCTGCCTTACTCCCACCACTCCGAGTATACTAGCGAGAACAAGACCCATGCGGATGAGATGTGGGAGAACCTGAGCATGGACCCCATGGTTATTGCTCCCACCTGGGAATGGGCTCAGAGCAAGGGTCTGTCGGACTCTTGGGCTTTCCCTTGGGATCCGAACCGGAGGATCTACTTCATTAAGGTGTTCCATCAACTCCACTGTCTG AAACTTATGCGCCACTCTTACCATGAACTCTGGTCCGGACAAGAAAGCTCGATCCCCGCTCCTCATATCGAACACTGCCTCGATTCCTTGCGACAGGATCTGATGTGCAAGGCCGATGATACCCCCATGCCATCTCTTCAGCTGCTgaatggtggtggagaaggccaaTTGATGCAATGCAAGGACTTTGATAAGCTCGTGGCCTGGTCGAAGGCGCCGGAACGCAATGCCTGCTACAAGCGACTGACCGACTACAAGCCGATCGTCCATAGCATTGAGCGCTATGCCTTCTGTCCTGCGGATAGTGAGCACTACCCGACAATGAGCAAGTATTTCGAGGAACACGGGCATTATGCCGATCCTTTTTCGGAATAG
- a CDS encoding uncharacterized protein (COG:S;~EggNog:ENOG410PQ1B;~TransMembrane:7 (o6-29i41-63o83-107i119-139o159-182i194-211o249-272i)) produces MTDHSAAIKVVTCFLLIVSFIAVVACLTTNWQVLRRKVSSVALLLSTLIASIASGAAVSVAATHGLGQDSPLSDGQVVVMQKALYSMEVLYVLTLGLGKLSVMVLFYSLLSSTGQSKSVLAATGLLLVWVVVMAIVVCLQCHPPEVWNIVGGKCLDLSGIWIAFGVMNVLVEIMIIAVPSFIIFRLQLGLKRRLVVISCFGIRILYVAILYQDFDTSDLSSRDIAGSIVQLCYVRNFKLHADSPLPTNVWQWAICSQVLQTVAILSACVPYLREFLESFPSGMFKPTELKHPTVQSAYNATKCSDSDIELMRPESTKDT; encoded by the exons ATGACAGACCATTCTGCAGCAATCAAGGTCGTGACatgcttcctcctcatcgtctcCTTCATCGCTGTCGTAGCCTGTTTGACGACAAACTGGCAGGTTctgaggaggaaggtgtCTAGTGTGGCGCTCCTTTTGAGCACTTTG ATCGCATCAATTGCCTCCGGGGCAGCTGTATCCGTCGCTGCTACTCATGGCTTGGGACAAGATTCCCCTCTCTCAGATGGCCAGGTGGTCGTCATGCAGAAGGCCCTCTATTCCATGGAGGTGCTGTATGTTTTGACGCTGGGACTGGGAAAGCTGTCTGTCATGGTTCTCTTCTACAGTCTGCTCTCGTCGACAGGCCAGTCGAAGTCTGTCCTGGCAGCGACAGGTCTACTTTTGGTATGGGTTGTGGTGATGGCCATCGTGGTATGCCTACAATGCCATCCACCTGAAGTTTGGAATATCGTCGGCGGAAAGTGTCTTGACCTG TCCGGGATTTGGATAGCATTCGGAGTCATGAACGTCTTGGTCGAGATTATGATCATCGCAGttccatccttcatcatATTCCGCCTGCAACTGGGTCTGAAGAGGCGTTTAGTGGTAATAAGCTGCTTCGGTATCCGGATCCTGTATGTCGCAATACTTTACCAAGACTTCGACACTTCTGACCTCTCTTCTAGGGATATCGCGGGCAGCATTGTACAGCTATGCTACGTCCGTAATTTCAAGCTTCACGCCGACTCTCCTCTACCGACCAATGTCTGGCAATGGGCGATTTGCAGTCAAGTGCTTCAAACAGTGGCTATCCTATCTGCCTGTGTGCCATACCTTCGAGAATTTCTGGAGTCGTTCCCTAGTGGTATGTTTAAGCCGACGGAGCTCAAACATCCTACGGTGCAGTCGGCATACAATGCGACCAAGTGTTCGGACAGTGATATAGAATTAATGAGACCGGAATCGACAAAAGATACTTAG
- a CDS encoding uncharacterized protein (COG:E;~EggNog:ENOG410PFXK;~InterPro:IPR002293;~PFAM:PF00324,PF13520;~TransMembrane:8 (i49-72o84-109i130-154o174-196i203-225o245-263i284-313o333-354i);~go_component: GO:0016020 - membrane [Evidence IEA];~go_function: GO:0022857 - transmembrane transporter activity [Evidence IEA];~go_process: GO:0055085 - transmembrane transport [Evidence IEA]) codes for MARNSDVEHSIELRAPTNRDSGTPSKATFSNDAYELARVGKKEVLKRRFGLTSTVGFACSLMLTWEAVIMNIGLGLTNGGPAGLVYGFLGVWAGIISVFISMGELASMMPSAGGQYHWVSILAPRSARKFLSHVTGSVCIIAWTAAPTAAIYLAASVLQSTIAMNIPSYDPKGWHITLIMWAILLICTVLNTWLGMILPVIEVLILLVHVLGFFAVLVPLVYLGPKADPRSIFTVSFDYGGWGDLTLATFIGLKGTVAAFVGTDGAVHMAEEVANSSRVVPRSMLLALMINGATGFAILIAFLFTAGDLLKIVESSASYPFMYMLASSTGSKGAAVVLSSMMAILQACAGLAGISSGSRMLWSFSREQAIPGWRWVRQVSDGPSLYSPLRSFC; via the exons ATGGCCAGGAACAGCGATGTTGAACATTCGATCGAGCTGCGTGCTCCAACGAACCGGGATTCTGGCACGCCGAGCAAGGCTACCTTTAGTAACGATGCTTACGAGCTGGCCAGGGtcgggaagaaggaggtgttgAAG CGACGATTTGGTCTAACGAGTACTGTCGGGTTTGCCTGCAGCTTGATGCTGACTTGGGAAGCGGTTATAAT GAACATTGGCTTGGGACTCACCAA TGGTGGTCCCGCCGGTTTGGTGTATGGCTTTCTTGGGGTCTGGGCGGGCATCATTTCCGTGTTCATTTCGATGGGGGAGCTAGCAAGCATGATGCCGTCG GCGGGCGGACAATATCATTGGGTGAGCATCTTGGCCCCCAGGTCGGCCAGGAAGTTTCTCAGTCATGTCACTG GCTCGGTCTGCATTATTGCGTGGACAGCAGCCCCCACAGCCGCCATCTACCTGGCCGCCAGTGTGCTGCAGAGCACCATTGCCATGAACATCCCCAGCTATGATCCCAAAGGATGGCACATCACGCTGATCATGTGGGCGATTCTGCTCATCTGCACAGTTCTCAATACTTGGCTGGGGATGATCTTGCCGGTCATTGAAGTGCTTATCCTTCTTGTCCATGTGCTTggcttcttcgccgtcttgGTTCCGCTCGTCTATCTGGGGCCCAAGGCCGATCCGCGATCGATCTTTACTGTATCCTTCGATTATGGCGGCTGGGGTGATCTGACCTTGGCTACCTTTATCGGGTTAAAAGGCACTGTGGCTGCGTTTGTTG GCACTGATGGCGCGGTTCAT ATGGCCGAAGAAGTCGCCAACAGCAGTCGGGTGGTCCCCCGTTCTATGCTGCTGGCCCTCATGATCAACGGCGCAACTGGCTTTGCCATTCTGAttgccttcctcttcaccgctGGAGACCTGTTGAAGATTGTGGAATCCAGTGCCTCGTATCCCTTCATGTACATGCTGGCGAGCTCGACGGGCAGTAAGGGTGCTGCGGTTGTTCTCTCCAGTATGATGGCTATTCTGCAAGCGTGTGCAGGACTCGCGGGTATCTCTTCCGGCAGTCGTATGCTGTGGTCATTCTCCCGCGAGCAGGCCATTCCCGGCTGGCGCTGGGTGCGACAGGTAAGTGATGGGCCTAGCCTCTATTCGCCCCTCAGGTCGTTTTGTTAG
- a CDS encoding GNAT family N-acetyltransferase (COG:S;~EggNog:ENOG410PQZM;~InterPro:IPR000182,IPR016181;~PFAM:PF13508,PF00583;~go_function: GO:0008080 - N-acetyltransferase activity [Evidence IEA]), with the protein MTKSQFEVREIHTKEEYARLVDVLWSANFNPYNPVFTAVHPVSGHTAEDRVKDKALDTEIRWAAHEKNPASHLIYVIDTETGRVAGGCEWLIFHKNPFPNGPQPLSCTWYPEGSERAEYASRMLSQAFFPRQCWLQRPHAGVNAMGVHPDYRRRGVGRLLMQWGHERIDPLGYESWIEGSPIGRWLYEESGYKRVISLNIDFAKKNPSDEWNRLVHECQPPAILLLWRPPRGEWNDKVPPGPWAVTEDTWK; encoded by the exons ATGACCAAGTCGCAGTTCGAAGTCCGGGAAATCCACACCAAAGAGGAATATGCCCGTCTAGTCGACGTTCTCTGGTCGGCCAACTTCAACCCTTACAA cccAGTGTTCACCGCCGTTCACCCTGTAAGCGGCCATACCGCAGAAGACCGCGTAAAAGACAAAGCCCTCGACACGGAAATCCGCTGGGCCGCTCACGAGAAGAATCCTGCCTCCCATCTCATCTATGTGATTGATACCGAAACCGGTCGCGTCGCCGGCGGCTGCGAATGGCTCATCTTTCACAAGAACCCCTTTCCCAATGGCCCTCAACCGCTGTCGTGTACTTGGTACCCGGAGGGTTCGGAACGCGCGGAATATGCTAGTCGCATGCTCAGTCAGGCTTTCTTTCCGAGACAGTGTTGGTTGCAGAGGCCTCATGCTG GCGTAAATGCCATGGGCGTCCACCCCGATTACCGCCGTCGAGGCGTAGGACGACTCCTCATGCAATGGGGCCACGAGAGGATCGATCCCCTAGGATACGAGAGCTGGATCGAGGGCAGTCCCATCGGTCGCTGGCTGTATGAAGAGAGCGGATACAAGCGCGTGATCAGTCTGAACATCGACTTTGCGAAGAAGAATCCCAGTGATGAGTGGAACAGGCTGGTGCATGAATGTCAACCGCCCGCGATTCTCTTGCTTTGGCGCCCTCCGCGCGGTGAGTGGAATGATAAGGTGCCCCCGGGTCCGTGGGCGGTTACCGAGGATACCTGGAAATAG
- a CDS encoding uncharacterized protein (CAZy:AA3;~COG:E;~EggNog:ENOG410PJHS;~InterPro:IPR012132,IPR000172,IPR036188;~PFAM:PF01266,PF00732;~TransMembrane:1 (o6-25i);~go_function: GO:0016614 - oxidoreductase activity, acting on CH-OH group of donors [Evidence IEA];~go_function: GO:0050660 - flavin adenine dinucleotide binding [Evidence IEA];~go_process: GO:0055114 - oxidation-reduction process [Evidence IEA]): MKAEETFDFIIVGAGVAGCVVASRISQSRPGLRILLIEAGVENDDRTSGAMGFVAGFGSDIEWPHRSVPQERAFGGDTVCLTSGKLVGGGSGVNYQVFTRGPAVDYDQWADLVRDRRWSWNGLLPYFKRVETWYPSVEMKERGCVTIDSHGDRGPIKVSHATNSGKPRNYPLREKSRRFHELLGRKQVDDMNSGQQLGYSEAFSSTYAGLRSFASSYPLGVNVTVWTNSTVERLIMTGRTAEGAVIARSVGDKIERVHVRARREVILSAGHMDHPKSFFLAASAQQKSCSDITSLQS; encoded by the exons ATGAAGGCAGAAGAAACTTTCGACTTCATCATAGTCGGGGCAGGTGTCGCAG GCTGCGTGGTAGCGAGTCGAATCTCACAAAGCCGTCCTGGTCTGCGCATCCTGCTCATTGAGGCCGGCGTCGAGAACGATGATCGGACATCCGGCGCAATGGGCTTCGTGGCAGGATTCGGCTCGGATATCGAATGGCCCCATCGCTCGGTGCCGCAGGAGCGCGCTTTCGGGGGTGATACGGTGTGTCTAACCTCTGGCAAGCTTGTCGGGGGAGGGTCCGGGGTGAATTATCAGGTGTTTACGCGCGGGCCGGCTGTTGATTA TGACCAATGGGCAGATCTTGTTCGAGACCGGAGATGGTCGTGGAATGGTCTTTTGCCATATTTCAAGAGGGTCGAGACGTGGTATCCTTctgtggagatgaaggagaggggttGTGTCACGATTGATTCTCATGGAGATCGTGGACCGATTAAG GTCAGCCATGCGACAAATAGTGGCAAGCCACGCAATTACCCGTTGCGGGAGAAGAGCCGTAGGTTTCATGAATTGCTCGGTCGCAAACAGGTGGATGATATGAATAGTGGACAGCAGCTGGGGTACTCGGAGGCTTTCAGTTCCACCTATGCGGGATTGAGAAGCTTTGCGAGTAGCTACCCTTTGGGAGTTAACGTCACTGTCTGGACGAATTCAACTGTGGAAAGGCTCATCATGACTGGGAGGACTGCGGAAGGCGCCGTTATTGCGCGATCAGTAGGAGATAAGATTGAGCGTGTGCATGTCAGGGCTCGGAGAGAGGTGATCCTCTCCGCAGGGCATATGGATCACCCAAAATCCTTCTTCTTAG CGGCATCGGCCCAGCAGAAGAGTTGCAGCGACATAACATCACTCCAGTCGTAG
- a CDS encoding GMC family oxidoreductase (COG:E;~EggNog:ENOG410PJHS;~InterPro:IPR007867,IPR012132,IPR036188;~PFAM:PF05199;~go_function: GO:0016614 - oxidoreductase activity, acting on CH-OH group of donors [Evidence IEA];~go_function: GO:0050660 - flavin adenine dinucleotide binding [Evidence IEA];~go_process: GO:0055114 - oxidation-reduction process [Evidence IEA]), giving the protein METDQVHWLAGLPYDWMSFAPADAKTQELAKQVLSSADRSRYLAEGKMQLENFIVYTAVDTSTRKKPLEGWPGKRVISLMHVLVDSVSRGTLTLRSSDPADAPVLDPRLLASPIDRSAMYENVRETAHAIQAVEGLNAVEFGVDDFLRDNWSDEAIDVRANRSGGSCFHYSGTCAMGEVVDTECRVYQVERLRVVDSGVFPLPLAAHYQAPTYGVAEQAADMILSSVA; this is encoded by the exons ATGGAAACCGATCAAGTCCATTGGCTAGCAGGCTTGCCATACGACTGGATGTCTTTTGCACCTGCGGATGCAAAGACACAAGAGCTGGCCAAACAAGTTCTGAGCTCAGCCGATCGCAGTCGGTATTTGGCTGAGGGGAAGATGCAACTCGAAAACTTTATCGT TTACACCGCCGTAGACACGTCCACCCGCAAGAAACCCCTCGAAGGCTGGCCCGGTAAGCGCGTCATCAGCCTCATGCACGTTCTTGTCGACTCAGTATCACGGGGTACTCTCACGCTGCGATCATCTGACCCTGCTGACGCCCCCGTGCTGGATCCCAGACTCCTTGCATCCCCGATTGACCGATCGGCGATGTACGAGAATGTGCGGGAGACTGCGCATGCCATACAGGCCGTCGAGGGTCTCAATGCTGTCGAGTTCGGAGTCGACGATTTCCTCCGTGACAATTGGTCTGATGAGGCGATCGATGTCCGGGCGAACcggagtggtggtagttgcTTTCACTACTCGGGGACTTGTGCGATGGGGGAAGTTGTCGACACTGAGTGTCGGGTGTATCAGGTTGAGCGATTGAGGGTTGTGGACTCTGGTGTATTCCCACTACCGTTGGCGGCGCATTATCAGGCGCCTACGTATGGTGTTGCTGAACAG GCTGCTGATATGATTCTTTCCTCAGTGGCGTGA
- a CDS encoding alpha/beta hydrolase (COG:S;~EggNog:ENOG410PQ5B;~InterPro:IPR000073,IPR029058;~PFAM:PF12697), with protein sequence MAPTILFVPGFWEGPRVFTPVCDLLQADGFKTEICTLPSTGSTSPGNPAMTDDIAAVRDHLTSIVHRGEEVILVLHSAGGFLGSAAMEGLSKSAVGQGGVVKIVFLAAAVFPEGHEHEDLPFAVVEGGAMYCVNPEVLLLNDITEPEKTKWLAMLAPQPADDWNGRVPYAGWRDVPSVYLVCEGDNALPADLQEQLANLAGSQIERCSAGHMPQLSQPSRVAEVIRAAAAII encoded by the exons ATGGCACCCaccatcctcttcgtccCGGGTTTCTGGGAGGGGCCCAGAGTCTTCACTCCCGTATGCGATCTCCTGCAGGCTGATGGTTTCAAGACGGAAATTTGCACATTACCCAGCACGGGCAGCACCTCGCCCGGAAACCCGGCTATGACCGATGATATAGCCGCCGTGCGCGACCATCTGACGAGCATCGTGCACCGCGGAGAAGAGGTCATTCTCGTATTGCATTCGGCCGGTGGGTTTTTAGGCAGCGCTGCCATGGAAGGCCTGAGCAAGTCGGCTGTCGGACAAGGGGGAGTCGTTAAGATTGTCTTCTTGGCTGCGGCGGTTTTCCCGGAAGGTCATGAACACGAGGATTTGCCATTTGCTGTTGTTGAG GGAGGTGCGATGTACTGCGTCAATCCTGAGGTGCTGCTTCTCAACGACATTACTGAGCCAGAGAAGACAAAGTGGCTGGCTATGCTTGCCCCTCAGCCGGCTGATGATTGGAATGGCAGGGTGCCCTACGCTGGGTGGAGGGATGTGCCCAGCGTGTACCTTGTCTGTGAGGGTGATAATGCTCTTCCAGCGGACCTCCAAGAGCAACTAGCTAATCTGGCGGGGAGCCAGATCGAGCGGTGCAGTGCTGGCCACATGCCTCAGCTCAGTCAGCCATCGCGGGTGGCAGAGGTTATacgtgcagcagcagcaatcatTTGA
- the FPR1 gene encoding FKBP-type peptidyl-prolyl cis-trans isomerase (COG:O;~EggNog:ENOG410PR3Z;~InterPro:IPR001179;~PFAM:PF00254;~go_function: GO:0003755 - peptidyl-prolyl cis-trans isomerase activity [Evidence IEA]) has protein sequence MGFIDFIKDILRPGNGVDYPKPGDMVTVHYHGYLYDPARSRNRGRRFDSSIKRGFPFTFKVGVGQVIKGWDVGILGMSLGERAYLTFGPHFGYGERGAPPFIPGNSTLVFDVQLLAINGRGIESDDSE, from the exons ATGGGGTTTATCGATTTCATCAAGGACATTTTGCGCCCGGGCAATGGCGTGGATTATCCCAAGCCGGGTGACATGGTAACAGTGCATTACCACGGCTATCTTTACGACCCGGCACGGTCAAGGAACCGAGGGCGTCG ATTCGACAGCAGTATTAAACGGGGATTTCCTTTTACTTTCAAGGTCGGCGTCGGCCAGGTGATCAAAG GGTGGGATGTTGGTATTTTGGGGATGAGTCTGGGTGAAAGAGCCTATCTTACATTCGGCCC TCACTTTGGATATGGCGAGAG GGGAGCTCCTCCGTTTATTCCAGGCAATTCGACCCTCGTTTT TGATGTCCAGCTACTCGCCATCAATGGCCGAGGGATTGAGTCGGATGATTCTGAATAA
- a CDS encoding alpha/beta hydrolase (COG:E;~EggNog:ENOG410PPSZ;~InterPro:IPR005645,IPR029058;~PFAM:PF03959), producing MTRKTTSKLKILMIHGYTESGEFFREEVLDLEKALIEAFPAAPAPGFHPDYPDGVELVYPDGTLRLKPTDWEHYIPGTDPGYGWFYKVSDDDEFPGLPDALEKLGNIMRTQGPFAGVIGFSQGGFLTGLITSLLEPGRKSVFEKAEVESGGIPFPKSFDGVEPIKFSISCCGFAGLNLRYKAFYSPKISGPMLHMNGQFDDVVYYKRSRTLIDATTGAEKEKVLIHPGGHSVPTSKLYTDAMIMFIKGKLAA from the exons ATGACAAGAAAAACGACCTCCAAGCTCAAGATTCTTATGATCCATG GTTATACTGAGAGTGGAGAGTTTTTCCGCGAAGAAGTACTTGACCTGGAGAAGGCCCTTATCGAAGCCTTTCCAGCAGCGCCTGCCCCTGGATTTCATCCGGATTACCCGGATGGTGTAGAGCTTGTGTACCCTGATGGCACCTTGAGACTTAAGCCCACCGACTGGGAACACTATATACCGGGAACCGACCCAGGTTATGGATGGTTCTACAAGGtcagcgatgacgatgaattTCCAGGCTTGCCCGATGCACTGGAAAAGCTTGGTAATATCATGCGCACTCAGGGTCCCTTTGCCGGGGTGATTGGATTTTCCCAAGGAGGGTTTTTGACTGGGCTCATCACGAGCCTGCTTGAACCAGGCAGGAAGAGTGTCTTCGAAAAAGCCGAAGTCGAGAGTGGAGGTATTCCGTTCCCTAAGTCATTTGATGGAGTCGAGCCTATCAAGTTCTCGATCAGCTGCTGTGGTTTCGCTGGATTGAACCTTCGATACAAAGCCTTCTATTCCCCCAAAATTTCAGGGCCAATGCTTCATATGAATGGGCagtttgatgatgttgtgtaCTACAAAAGAAGCCGCACTCTGATTGATGCGACCACAGGTgctgagaaagagaaagtgcTCATTCACCCGGGTGGTCATTCTGTGCCGACCAGCAAATTGTATACGGATGCGATGATCATGTTCATCAAAGGGAAACTCGCAGCCTAA